The following DNA comes from Candidatus Methanomethylophilaceae archaeon.
CTTCGACGCCGCCAAGAAGAAGATATCGGAAGCAAAGAAGGGCAAGATGCCTGAGCTTCCCGCCCACATGTTCGTTTGAAACGGTTTCCCTTTCCCGGGAGGCGGATTGCCCTCCGGGAAGGATGCTCATTCTCTCTCGTTGTCCTCTCCGCCGAAGAACATCAGCTGGCTCGCGCCGTAGATCTCCTCCAGGCCGATCTCAGCCTGGGCGGACACGGAGCGCATCTCGCCGAAGACGCCCATATTCTCCATGGCTTTGAACAGCTCCATGCCGACGACGGTCTGTGGCTGCGAATCCGCGTCCAGAAGGTCCCCGTACAGAGCATCGGAATTGGAATACCAGTCAAGCATCCTCTGCTCCTCGTCGTCCGACAGGGTGTCGCTCTTGGACAGCAGATTGAGCATCGGGAGCTGAAGCCTGAACTGCACCAAAGCTCCGAGGGTCATAGCCGAGATGAAACCGTTCGGCGTTCTGCAGAGGGCAGGATCGGACAGATACACGAGCATGGAATCGTCTTTACCGAAGGCCTTCACGGTGATTTCTGAGGATTCCCTGAAAGCGAAGAGCTCCAGCTGCCCAGGGGTATCGACCAGAACGTAATCGACGTCGTACTCGGCGAATATCGCGGTCATTTTGTTGATGTTGACCGACATCAGGTCGGCGGCGACTATCTGGGCGCCGTTCGGACCGAGCTGATATTCGCTCATGACCTCCTCGAGGTTCAGCCATTCCCGTATGTCGATGTCTGGATCGTAAGGCAGCGTATCCGCCCCGGGATCCATGTTGACGATGATCGAATCCACGCCGTTCGAATCCAGCCACCGCTTGTACGCTCCGACCAAAGTGCTCTTGCCGCTTCCCGCGGTCCCCACGAAAAACACGTTTTTCATTGCCAGATCGCCTCCTTTGCCCCTGTTTTCGTTAAGGCTAAATCAAAACCAATATAATAATTAAGAGAAGTAAGGTATCGCATGAATGGAGAAAAACGCAGCGCGGCTGGTTTCGGCGCGATCGGAATAGCCGCGGCTTTCATCTTCGCTGTTATCTGGGTCGTGGCCGCCGCGGCGGACCCGTCTTGGATTCTAGGAAGCAGCAGCATCTCCGATTTAGGTGTATCCGACGTGAACCTGACAAAGGACCTCTTCAAATACGGATGCATCATCACCGGAGCATTCGTCATGATTTATGGAGCGGGCAAGGCATATGCCTACAAGAGCACTGAATGCGCATCTGGCATTCTCCTTTTCTTCGCGGGCATCATGCTCATACTCATCGGACTCATCCCCTCTGGACAGACCTACCACAAATCGGTAGCCATCCTCTTCTTCATCTTCCTCATATTCGCCATCCTCTGCGCCGGATATTCCGATGGAATGGCCGGAAGGATGC
Coding sequences within:
- a CDS encoding ATP/GTP-binding protein, whose amino-acid sequence is MKNVFFVGTAGSGKSTLVGAYKRWLDSNGVDSIIVNMDPGADTLPYDPDIDIREWLNLEEVMSEYQLGPNGAQIVAADLMSVNINKMTAIFAEYDVDYVLVDTPGQLELFAFRESSEITVKAFGKDDSMLVYLSDPALCRTPNGFISAMTLGALVQFRLQLPMLNLLSKSDTLSDDEEQRMLDWYSNSDALYGDLLDADSQPQTVVGMELFKAMENMGVFGEMRSVSAQAEIGLEEIYGASQLMFFGGEDNERE
- a CDS encoding DUF998 domain-containing protein produces the protein MNGEKRSAAGFGAIGIAAAFIFAVIWVVAAAADPSWILGSSSISDLGVSDVNLTKDLFKYGCIITGAFVMIYGAGKAYAYKSTECASGILLFFAGIMLILIGLIPSGQTYHKSVAILFFIFLIFAILCAGYSDGMAGRMLNAAAAAFVIAAAGMAFFGISIDMGEAIMVAGALGWLVCDGIKLMVSKTIEASDKKVQKVEA